In Hamadaea flava, a genomic segment contains:
- a CDS encoding DUF6364 family protein, whose translation MTAKVTLSFSDDTIADARRYAERDGMSLSAWMDKAAKEKALRELFGAHADVLRRAGLDKLEKQALADEADYETVTDALRGGLTQSGGRRPRRSGGGNDKRAA comes from the coding sequence ATGACTGCGAAGGTGACTCTCTCGTTCTCGGATGACACGATCGCCGACGCGCGCCGCTATGCGGAACGCGACGGCATGTCCTTGTCGGCCTGGATGGACAAGGCCGCCAAGGAGAAGGCCCTACGCGAGCTCTTCGGTGCGCATGCCGACGTGCTCCGGAGAGCGGGCCTGGACAAACTGGAGAAGCAGGCGCTTGCGGACGAGGCCGACTATGAGACGGTCACAGACGCATTGCGCGGCGGACTGACCCAGAGCGGCGGTCGACGACCGCGCCGAAGCGGCGGAGGAAATGACAAGCGTGCTGCGTAG
- a CDS encoding type II toxin-antitoxin system PemK/MazF family toxin: protein MTSVLRRGEIWRIEGARERLGLVISSDVYNGTDVPIVVVAEVVDEEELRDSPLAVPMGEFVIMPDRVSSPMKKWFTDLVEVADTDTMRRVGRALKIIQDL, encoded by the coding sequence ATGACAAGCGTGCTGCGTAGAGGTGAGATCTGGCGGATCGAGGGCGCTCGCGAGCGGCTCGGTCTCGTCATCAGCTCCGACGTCTACAACGGAACCGATGTGCCGATCGTGGTCGTCGCCGAGGTGGTGGACGAGGAGGAGCTGCGAGATTCGCCCTTGGCCGTGCCGATGGGCGAATTCGTGATCATGCCTGATCGCGTCTCGTCGCCGATGAAGAAGTGGTTCACCGACCTCGTCGAGGTCGCGGACACCGACACGATGCGGCGGGTCGGCCGAGCGCTCAAGATCATCCAAGACCTGTAG
- a CDS encoding MarR family winged helix-turn-helix transcriptional regulator: protein MSADIKTEARWLTDDEQRSWRAFLEGSRLLMHNLERGHQKHGLSGTDYEILVQLSEAPEHRLRMSQLAVRTLLEKSRLSHQITRMEKAGLIERQPCPDDRRGQFAVLTEHGWETIQLVAVDHVNQVRDIFVDKMTPEQFAVLGAAFEQVAAGLRKPRPEACAEALGYDAPESCDAGTDADDSTCDADLFLP, encoded by the coding sequence ATGTCCGCCGACATCAAGACCGAAGCCCGCTGGCTCACCGATGACGAGCAGCGGTCCTGGCGGGCGTTCCTCGAGGGCAGCCGGCTGCTGATGCACAACCTCGAGCGAGGGCATCAGAAGCACGGGTTGTCCGGCACCGACTACGAGATCCTCGTCCAGCTGTCCGAGGCTCCCGAGCACCGGCTCCGGATGAGCCAGCTCGCCGTCCGCACGCTGCTGGAGAAGAGCCGCCTGTCGCACCAGATCACCCGGATGGAGAAGGCCGGCCTGATCGAGCGGCAGCCGTGTCCCGACGACCGCCGGGGCCAGTTCGCGGTGCTCACCGAGCACGGCTGGGAGACGATCCAGCTGGTCGCCGTCGACCACGTCAACCAGGTACGCGACATCTTCGTGGACAAGATGACCCCGGAGCAGTTCGCCGTCCTGGGCGCGGCGTTCGAGCAGGTCGCGGCCGGGCTGCGGAAGCCGCGTCCGGAGGCCTGCGCCGAGGCCCTCGGCTACGACGCGCCGGAGTCGTGCGACGCCGGCACCGACGCCGACGACTCCACCTGCGACGCGGACCTGTTCCTCCCCTGA